The genomic window ACGTCGCGCGGCCCCACGTGCAGGGGAACCTCGACGTCGCGCAGCGTGAGTTCGCGCGCCTTTTCCAGAACAAGTGCTCTCATGTCGATCTTTCGCTAAGGGTGTGCTTGAGGGTTTCAGTGCAAGGGCGTGTCGGCGCGCAGCAGCGAGGCGCCGGTTTCAACATCGAACAGGTGCACCTGCAACGGGTCGGGCACGAAGCTGACGCGCTCGCGCAGCCGCGGCCCCTGGGCCGAGGGCATCAGGGCGGAAATTTCGCCGCCATCCGCGCCAAAGCTCACCAGCACTTCGTTGCCGAGATATTCGATGAGCTGTACCTCGCCGGAAAAACAGCCATTGCGCCCGCCGTTCGTGTCCACCTGCAGGTGCGCGGGGCGCACCCCCAGGGTCACGCGCTCGCGGCCTTCGAGCGCGAAGCGGCGCGCATCCACCTGCACGCTGCCGCCCCGGCCGCTCAGTTCGCAGCGCCCGCCAAGGTCCCTGACCGACACCTCGACGAGGTTCATTGGCGGTGTGCCGATGAAGCCGGCCACGAAGGCCGAGCGCGGGCGTTCGAAAATCTCCTTGGGCGAGCCCACCTGCTCGATGCTTCCGTCGCGAAGCAGCACGATGCGGTCGGCGAGCGTCATCGCCTCGTGCTGGTCATGCGTCACGTACACGGTGGTGGTCTTCAATGCCTGGTGCAGCCGGGCGATTTCGATGCGCATGTGGTTGCGCAGCTTGGCATCGAGGTTCGACAGCGGCTCGTCGAACAGGAAGACCTTGGGCGTCTTGATCATGGCGCGCGCAATTGCCACGCGTTGCTGCTGGCCGCCCGAAAGTTCCGCCGGCTTGCGCTGCAGGTAGCGCTCCAGCCCCAGCGTGTCGGACACCTCCTTGATGCGGCTGTCGATCTCGGCCTTGGGCACCTTCAGGCGCTTGAGGCCGAAGGCGATGTTGTCGCGCACCGTCATGTGCGGATAGAGCGCGTAGTTCTGGAACACCATGGCAATGCCGCGCTCCTGCGGCGGCAGGTCGTTCACGCGCCGGCCGCCGATCAGCAGGTCGCCATCGCTGATTTCTTCCAGCCCCGCCAGCATGCGC from Variovorax paradoxus includes these protein-coding regions:
- a CDS encoding ABC transporter ATP-binding protein — translated: MSAISCNNIIKRYGDTQVVHQFDLEVSDNEFVVFLGPSGCGKSTILRMLAGLEEISDGDLLIGGRRVNDLPPQERGIAMVFQNYALYPHMTVRDNIAFGLKRLKVPKAEIDSRIKEVSDTLGLERYLQRKPAELSGGQQQRVAIARAMIKTPKVFLFDEPLSNLDAKLRNHMRIEIARLHQALKTTTVYVTHDQHEAMTLADRIVLLRDGSIEQVGSPKEIFERPRSAFVAGFIGTPPMNLVEVSVRDLGGRCELSGRGGSVQVDARRFALEGRERVTLGVRPAHLQVDTNGGRNGCFSGEVQLIEYLGNEVLVSFGADGGEISALMPSAQGPRLRERVSFVPDPLQVHLFDVETGASLLRADTPLH